The Vigna unguiculata cultivar IT97K-499-35 chromosome 6, ASM411807v1, whole genome shotgun sequence genome contains a region encoding:
- the LOC114187625 gene encoding receptor-like cytosolic serine/threonine-protein kinase RBK2: MNDEREPTASSSNGVPRKQVVERDKSIFRGRRPRTGFSDSFSSIELETIDHDEGGAPEHSPRSQGSETPSSRTSTSDSEGQGSLAVNSPNANNQWRGFFKLLKKGSQMPFQTFHPLKNVPKLTRRKSKRIREDMCPSLNSPALRSSFDSEFGYLKSSWKNFTLAEIMTATNDFSQANLIGEGGYAEVYLGKLEDGNFVAIKRLTRGNQEEMTADFLSELGIIVHVDHPNIARLIGYGVEGGMFLVLQLSPHGSLSSILYGPREKLNWSLRYKIILGTAEGLRYLHEGCQRRIIHKDIKASNILLSEDFEPQISDFGLAKWLPDQWTHHTVSKVEGTFGYLPPEFFMHGIVDEKTDVYAYGVLLLELITGRQALDSSQRSLVMWAKPLLSANNIKALVDPVLADAYDAGQMELVTLTASLCVDQSSIQRPDMSQVLEILKGEEDIIRIMKERTKVKLQRTYSEELFDAEEYNSTKFLNERDRHMETILGSATDE, from the exons ATGAACGATGAACGAGAACCAACAGCTTCCTCGAG CAATGGCGTCCCCAGAAAACAAGTAGTTGAAAGGGATAAATCTATTTTTAGAGGCAGGCGTCCACGAACTGGGTTTTCTGATTCATTCTCAAGTATTG AATTGGAAACAATAGACCATGATGAGGGCGGAGCACCTGAGCACTCTCCTAGGAGTCAAGGGTCTGAAACCCCAAGTTCAAGGACCAGCACTTCAGATTCGGAGGGTCAGGGGTCTTTAGCAGTGAATTCACCTAATGCTAATAACCAATGGCGTGgtttcttcaagctactcaagAAAGGATCCCAAATGCCTTTCCAAACTTTTCATCCACTTAAAAATGTTCCAAAGCTCACAAGAAGAAAAAGCAAGAGAATCAGGGAGGACATGTGTCCATCTTTGAATTCTCCAGCTCTTCGCTCATCTTTTGACAGTGAGTTTGGTTACTTAAAATCTTCATGGAAAAACTTCACTCTCGCAGAGATCATGACTGCAACAAACGACTTTAGCCAAG CTAATTTGATCGGGGAGGGAGGCTATGCGGAGGTTTATTTAGGCAAATTGGAAGATGGAAATTTTGTTGCCATTAAACGGTTGACAAGAGGGAACCAAGAAGAAATGACTGCAGATTTCTTGTCTGAGCTTGGCATTATAGTACATGTGGATCATCCCAATATAGCTAGATTGATTGGATATGGTGTTGAAGGAGGAATGTTTCTTGTTCTTCAATTGTCTCCACATGGTAGCTTGTCATCTATACTTTATG GACCTAGAGAGAAGCTGAATTGGAGCCTCAGATATAAGATTATTTTGGGGACTGCTGAGGGCCTGCGCTATCTGCATGAGGGGTGCCAAAGAAGGATCATTCACAAAGACATTAAGGCTTCTAATATTTTGCTCTCGGAGGATTTTGAGCCCCAG ATATCTGATTTTGGGCTTGCAAAGTGGTTACCTGACCAATGGACTCATCATACTGTCTCCAAAGTGGAAGGCACATTCGG ATACCTTCCTCCTGAATTCTTCATGCATGGTATAGTAGATGAAAAGACAGATGTGTATGCTTATGGTGTGCTATTATTGGAGCTCATTACTGGTCGACAAGCTTTGGATAGCTCACAGAGAAGTCTGGTGATGTGG GCAAAACCTCTGCTATCTGCAAATAATATCAAAGCCCTAGTCGATCCAGTTTTGGCTGATGCTTACGATGCAGGGCAGATGGAACTTGTAACCTTAACAGCTTCTCTATGTGTAGACCAGTCTTCGATTCAGCGACCAGATATGAGCCAG GTGTTGGAGATACTAAAAGGGGAAGAAGATATCATAAGAATCATGAAAGAACGGACGAAGGTAAAACTTCAGAGGACATACTCTGAAGAACTGTTTGATGCAGAAGAGTACAACTCAACCAAGTTTTTGAATGAGAGGGATCGACATATGGAGACTATTCTAGGCTCAGCTACAGATGAATGA
- the LOC114188995 gene encoding uncharacterized protein LOC114188995 isoform X1: MSPMKFCVAVVLVMLATTMEGQHHRILLDTDVDTDDVFALLYLLKLNRSEFQLEGVTISANAWTNVGHAVNQVYDILYMMGRDDIAVGMGGEGGILPNGTILPNVGGYLSMIEQGMTTTGGCRYRQAIPKGRRGLLDIDTNYGIRKAFLPQGRRKYTPLQQATAQEVLIEKISAGPITLIVIGVQTNIALFLMNNPHLKKNVKHIYIMGGGVRSRNPTCCPQNASSSCVPKQCGDPGNLFTNYKANPYAEFNIFGDPFAAYQVIHSGIPITLVPLDATNTIPITEEFFNEFEKSQDTYEAQYCFKSLKMAKMARDNWLDNQFYTSYFMWDSFASGVAISSMRNPNKKNEFAEMEYTNITVITSNKPFGICDGSNPFFDGLKVPKFNLKKGGVHSGHVQQGLKDQFCFVKNNGKGRCQDGYTYEVDGPNSVKVLIATKAKPNQDVRSPLDKQYFKSLLNVLKQAENGGRFNFTTQFPYYKEVTYVPNFENKTLGKPIVFDMDMSIGDFLALFYLLKVDVEVINLKAIIVSPTGWTNAATIDVIYDLLHMMGRDDIPVGLGEVFAVNESDPQFPLVGDCNYAKAIPHGNGGLLDSDTLYGLARHLPRSPKRYTPINSMKFEAPQDTDELNFRQPLAMEIWESVLQTMEPRSKITVLTNGPLTTLAKVVSLKNISSRIEEVYVVGGHINKNVYDKGNVFSVPSNHYAEFNMFLDPLAAKIVFQSEVNITLIPLNVQHKASSFSHILCWLRRIQQTPEVVFSKRVLLRLQRLKKSHHRYQHMDTFLGEILGAVVVADKHSSLSEKFEVKPVKVLAQGDVSMDGKMVVDEEDGKLVRILSHVNAKAYHKMYANRLGDWNQSAKIGSFEDQRRKWSHPHSS; encoded by the exons ATGTCTCCAATGAAGTTTTGTGTAGCTGTGGTATTGGTTATGTTAGCAACTACCATGGAAGGCCAACATCATCGAATTCTTTTGGATACAGATGTTGATACTGATGATGTATTTGCTCTGCTCTACCTTTTGAAGCTCAATAGATCAGAGTTTCAATTGGAG GGAGTGACAATTAGTGCAAATGCTTGGACTAACGTGGGACATGCTGTGAATCAAGTTTATGACATACTTTACATGATGGGACGAGATGACATAGCAGTTGGAATGGGAGGTGAGGGTGGAATACTCCCAAATGGTACCATACTCCCAAATGTAGGTGGATATCTTTCAATGATAGAACAG GGAATGACAACAACAGGAGGTTGCAGATACAGACAAGCCATTCCTAAGGGTCGAAGAGGGCTCTTAGATATTGATACTAATTATGGCATACGAAAAGCTTTCCTTCCACAG GGGAGAAGAAAATACACTCCCTTACAACAAGCAACTGCTCAGGAAGTGCTGATTGAGAAAATATCTGCAGGTCCAATAACTTTGATTGTGATTGGGGTGCAAACAAACATTGCTCTTTTTCTTATGAATAATCCACACTTGAAGAAAAATGTGAAGCATATTTACATCATGGGTGGTGGTGTAAGGTCAAGAAACCCAACTTGTTGCCCCCAAAATGCTTCCTCTTCCTGTGTTCCTAAGCAATGTGGTGACCCAGGCAATTTATTCACAAACTATAAAGCTAACCCTTATGCAGAGTTCAATATATTTGGTGACCCTTTTGCAGCATATCAG GTTATTCATTCTGGTATACCTATTACACTTGTCCCTCTTGATGCAACAAACACAATCCCCATCACTGAAGAATTCTTTAATGAATTTGAGAAAAGTCAAGACACATACGAGGCACAATACTGTTTCAAGTCCTTGAAAATGGCTAAAATGGCTCGTGATAATTGGCTTGACAACCAATTTTACACG AGTTATTTTATGTGGGATTCTTTCGCATCTGGTGTAGCAATCTCAAGCATGAGAAAccccaataaaaaaaatgaatttgctgAAATGGAGTACACAAACATCACTGTAATCACTTCAAACAAACCATTTGGAATATGTGATGGGTCTAATCCATTCTTTGATGGCCTCAAAGTACCTAAATTCAATCTAAAGAAAGGTGGAGTGCACAGTGGCCATGTTCAACAAGGGCTTAAAGATCAATTTTGCTTTGTGAAGAATAATGGGAAAGGTAGATGTCAG GATGGTTATACATATGAGGTGGATGGTCCTAACTCAGTGAAAGTACTTATTGCTACTAAAGCAAAGCCTAACCAAGATGTTAGGAGTCCACTTGACAAACAATATTTCAAAAGCCTCTTGAAT GTTTTAAAGCAAGCAGAAAATGGTGGGAGGTTCAACTTCACTACACAGTTTCCTTACTACAAAGAAGTAACTTATGTgccaaattttgaaaacaaaacattAGGGAAACCTATTGTGTTTGATATGGACATGAGCATAGGAGATTTTCTTGCTCTATTCTACCTCCTTAAAGTTGATGTTGAAGTCATAAATCTTAAGGCAATAATTGTGAGTCCAACTGGGTGGACAAATGCTGCAACAATAGATGTAATTTATGATTTACTACACATGATGGGTCGTGATGATATCCCAGTTGGTCTTGGTGAAGTTTTTGCAGTGAATGAATCAGACCCACAATTCCCACTTGTTGGAGATTGCAACTATGCTAAAGCAATTCCCCATGGAAATGGTGGACTTTTGGACTCTGACACTCTTTATGGACTTGCTCGTCATTTACCACGTAGTCCCAAAAG GTATACGCCTATAAATTCTATGAAGTTTGAAGCTCCTCAAGATACTGATGAACTTAATTTCAGACAACCATTGGCAATGGAAATTTGGGAGTCTGTATTGCAAACAATGGAACCTAGATCTAAGATTACAGTGTTAACCAATGGACCCTTGACTACTTTGGCAAAGGTTGTATCACTCAAAAACATTAGCTCAAGAATTGAG GAGGTTTATGTGGTGGGAGGACACATCAACAAGAATGTCTATGACAAAGGAAATGTATTTTCTGTTCCTTCCAACCACTATGCAGAATTTAATATGTTCCTAGATCCTTTAGCAGCCAAAATAGTGTTTCAATCAGAAGTTAACATCACACTCATTCCACTCAATGTCCAGCATAAAGCAAGTTCGTTTTCACACATTTTATGTTGGTTGCGTAGGATTCAACAGACACCTGAAGTTGTGTTTTCCAAGCGTGTGCTATTAAGGCTACAACGTCTGAAGAAAAGCCACCACAGATATCAGCATATG GATACATTCTTAGGAGAAATTCTAGGTGCTGTTGTCGTAGCTGACAAGCATTCAAGTCTAAGTGAAAAATTTGAGGTGAAGCCGGTTAAAGTGTTGGCCCAAGGAGATGTGTCCATGGATGGAAAAATGGTGGTGGATGAGGAAGATGGAAAATTAGTCAGAATTTTAAGCCATGTGAATGCAAAGGCTTATCATAAGATGTATGCAAACAGGCTTGGTGACTGGAACCAATCGGCTAAGATAGGAAGCTTTGAAGATCAGAGAAGGAAATGGAGTCATCCACATTCCTCATGA
- the LOC114186707 gene encoding probable prolyl 4-hydroxylase 4 has protein sequence MKMSRVWCVVVSALALMMQWHGAWGSYAGTASAIIDPSKVKQISWKPRAFVYKGFLTELECDHLISIAKSELKRSAVADNLSGESKLSEVRTSSGMFISKNKDPIISGIEDRISAWTFLPKENGEDIQVLRYEHGQKYDPHYDYFSDQVNIARGGHRVATVLMYLSDVTKGGETVFPNAEESPHHKDSETNDDLSECAQKGIEVKPKRGDALLFFSLFPNAIPDTKSLHAGCPVLEGEKWSATKWIHVDSFDTVVGGECSDHNENCEKWANLGECTSNPEYMVGSPGLPGYCMKSCKAC, from the exons ATGAAGATGAGTAGGGTTTGGTGTGTAGTGGTATCAGCTTTGGCGTTGATGATGCAATGGCACGGAGCGTGGGGTTCCTACGCCGGGACCGCTAGTGCTATTATAGACCCTTCCAAGGTCAAACAAATTTCGTGGAAACCGAG AGCTTTCGTTTACAAGGGTTTCCTGACGGAATTGGAATGCGACCACTTGATTTCCATCGCCAAATCGGAGCTCAAGAGATCCGCGGTTGCCGATAATTTGTCCGGTGAGAGCAAGTTGAGTGAGGTCAGAACCAGTTCCGGCATGTTCATTTCCAAGAATAAG GATCCCATTATTTCTGGTATTGAGGATAGGATTTCGGCATGGACCTTTCTTCCAAAAG AAAATGGAGAAGACATACAAGTATTAAGATACGAGCACGGGCAGAAATACGACCCTCATTATGATTACTTTTCTGATCAAGTTAATATTGCTCGGGGTGGACACAGAGTTGCCACTGTTCTCATGTATCTCTCTGATGTAACCAAAGGCGGTGAAACAGTGTTCCCTAATGCAGAG GAATCTCCACATCACAAAGATTCGGAAACAAATGATGATCTCTCTGAGTGTGCCCAAAAAGGAATAGAAG TGAAACCAAAACGAGGTGATGCACTTCTTTTCTTTAGTCTCTTCCCAAATGCTATCCCAGACACCAAAAGTCTGCATGCAGGATGCCCTGTACTTGAAGGTGAGAAATGGTCTGCTACAAAATGGATTCATGTGGACTCATTTGATACGGTGGTTGGAGGGGAGTGCAGTGATCATAATGAAAACTGTGAAAAGTGGGCTAACCTTGGAGAATGCACTAGTAATCCCGAATATATGGTTGGATCTCCAGGTCTTCCTGGCTACTGCATGAAAAGTTGCAAGGCATGTTAG
- the LOC114188995 gene encoding uncharacterized protein LOC114188995 isoform X2, translating into MSPMKFCVAVVLVMLATTMEGQHHRILLDTDVDTDDVFALLYLLKLNRSEFQLEGVTISANAWTNVGHAVNQVYDILYMMGRDDIAVGMGGEGGILPNGTILPNVGGYLSMIEQGMTTTGGCRYRQAIPKGRRGLLDIDTNYGIRKAFLPQGRRKYTPLQQATAQEVLIEKISAGPITLIVIGVQTNIALFLMNNPHLKKNVKHIYIMGGGVRSRNPTCCPQNASSSCVPKQCGDPGNLFTNYKANPYAEFNIFGDPFAAYQVIHSGIPITLVPLDATNTIPITEEFFNEFEKSQDTYEAQYCFKSLKMAKMARDNWLDNQFYTSYFMWDSFASGVAISSMRNPNKKNEFAEMEYTNITVITSNKPFGICDGSNPFFDGLKVPKFNLKKGGVHSGHVQQGLKDQFCFVKNNGKGRCQDGYTYEVDGPNSVKVLIATKAKPNQDVRSPLDKQYFKSLLNVLKQAENGGRFNFTTQFPYYKEVTYVPNFENKTLGKPIVFDMDMSIGDFLALFYLLKVDVEVINLKAIIVSPTGWTNAATIDVIYDLLHMMGRDDIPVGLGEVFAVNESDPQFPLVGDCNYAKAIPHGNGGLLDSDTLYGLARHLPRSPKRQPLAMEIWESVLQTMEPRSKITVLTNGPLTTLAKVVSLKNISSRIEEVYVVGGHINKNVYDKGNVFSVPSNHYAEFNMFLDPLAAKIVFQSEVNITLIPLNVQHKASSFSHILCWLRRIQQTPEVVFSKRVLLRLQRLKKSHHRYQHMDTFLGEILGAVVVADKHSSLSEKFEVKPVKVLAQGDVSMDGKMVVDEEDGKLVRILSHVNAKAYHKMYANRLGDWNQSAKIGSFEDQRRKWSHPHSS; encoded by the exons ATGTCTCCAATGAAGTTTTGTGTAGCTGTGGTATTGGTTATGTTAGCAACTACCATGGAAGGCCAACATCATCGAATTCTTTTGGATACAGATGTTGATACTGATGATGTATTTGCTCTGCTCTACCTTTTGAAGCTCAATAGATCAGAGTTTCAATTGGAG GGAGTGACAATTAGTGCAAATGCTTGGACTAACGTGGGACATGCTGTGAATCAAGTTTATGACATACTTTACATGATGGGACGAGATGACATAGCAGTTGGAATGGGAGGTGAGGGTGGAATACTCCCAAATGGTACCATACTCCCAAATGTAGGTGGATATCTTTCAATGATAGAACAG GGAATGACAACAACAGGAGGTTGCAGATACAGACAAGCCATTCCTAAGGGTCGAAGAGGGCTCTTAGATATTGATACTAATTATGGCATACGAAAAGCTTTCCTTCCACAG GGGAGAAGAAAATACACTCCCTTACAACAAGCAACTGCTCAGGAAGTGCTGATTGAGAAAATATCTGCAGGTCCAATAACTTTGATTGTGATTGGGGTGCAAACAAACATTGCTCTTTTTCTTATGAATAATCCACACTTGAAGAAAAATGTGAAGCATATTTACATCATGGGTGGTGGTGTAAGGTCAAGAAACCCAACTTGTTGCCCCCAAAATGCTTCCTCTTCCTGTGTTCCTAAGCAATGTGGTGACCCAGGCAATTTATTCACAAACTATAAAGCTAACCCTTATGCAGAGTTCAATATATTTGGTGACCCTTTTGCAGCATATCAG GTTATTCATTCTGGTATACCTATTACACTTGTCCCTCTTGATGCAACAAACACAATCCCCATCACTGAAGAATTCTTTAATGAATTTGAGAAAAGTCAAGACACATACGAGGCACAATACTGTTTCAAGTCCTTGAAAATGGCTAAAATGGCTCGTGATAATTGGCTTGACAACCAATTTTACACG AGTTATTTTATGTGGGATTCTTTCGCATCTGGTGTAGCAATCTCAAGCATGAGAAAccccaataaaaaaaatgaatttgctgAAATGGAGTACACAAACATCACTGTAATCACTTCAAACAAACCATTTGGAATATGTGATGGGTCTAATCCATTCTTTGATGGCCTCAAAGTACCTAAATTCAATCTAAAGAAAGGTGGAGTGCACAGTGGCCATGTTCAACAAGGGCTTAAAGATCAATTTTGCTTTGTGAAGAATAATGGGAAAGGTAGATGTCAG GATGGTTATACATATGAGGTGGATGGTCCTAACTCAGTGAAAGTACTTATTGCTACTAAAGCAAAGCCTAACCAAGATGTTAGGAGTCCACTTGACAAACAATATTTCAAAAGCCTCTTGAAT GTTTTAAAGCAAGCAGAAAATGGTGGGAGGTTCAACTTCACTACACAGTTTCCTTACTACAAAGAAGTAACTTATGTgccaaattttgaaaacaaaacattAGGGAAACCTATTGTGTTTGATATGGACATGAGCATAGGAGATTTTCTTGCTCTATTCTACCTCCTTAAAGTTGATGTTGAAGTCATAAATCTTAAGGCAATAATTGTGAGTCCAACTGGGTGGACAAATGCTGCAACAATAGATGTAATTTATGATTTACTACACATGATGGGTCGTGATGATATCCCAGTTGGTCTTGGTGAAGTTTTTGCAGTGAATGAATCAGACCCACAATTCCCACTTGTTGGAGATTGCAACTATGCTAAAGCAATTCCCCATGGAAATGGTGGACTTTTGGACTCTGACACTCTTTATGGACTTGCTCGTCATTTACCACGTAGTCCCAAAAG ACAACCATTGGCAATGGAAATTTGGGAGTCTGTATTGCAAACAATGGAACCTAGATCTAAGATTACAGTGTTAACCAATGGACCCTTGACTACTTTGGCAAAGGTTGTATCACTCAAAAACATTAGCTCAAGAATTGAG GAGGTTTATGTGGTGGGAGGACACATCAACAAGAATGTCTATGACAAAGGAAATGTATTTTCTGTTCCTTCCAACCACTATGCAGAATTTAATATGTTCCTAGATCCTTTAGCAGCCAAAATAGTGTTTCAATCAGAAGTTAACATCACACTCATTCCACTCAATGTCCAGCATAAAGCAAGTTCGTTTTCACACATTTTATGTTGGTTGCGTAGGATTCAACAGACACCTGAAGTTGTGTTTTCCAAGCGTGTGCTATTAAGGCTACAACGTCTGAAGAAAAGCCACCACAGATATCAGCATATG GATACATTCTTAGGAGAAATTCTAGGTGCTGTTGTCGTAGCTGACAAGCATTCAAGTCTAAGTGAAAAATTTGAGGTGAAGCCGGTTAAAGTGTTGGCCCAAGGAGATGTGTCCATGGATGGAAAAATGGTGGTGGATGAGGAAGATGGAAAATTAGTCAGAATTTTAAGCCATGTGAATGCAAAGGCTTATCATAAGATGTATGCAAACAGGCTTGGTGACTGGAACCAATCGGCTAAGATAGGAAGCTTTGAAGATCAGAGAAGGAAATGGAGTCATCCACATTCCTCATGA
- the LOC114187663 gene encoding uncharacterized protein At4g15545-like — protein sequence MLVVESSGSRVDLPEELLQVLPSDPYEQLDVARKITSVALSTRVNALQSESSTLRAELADRERLIAELQAQVDSFDAALSEAADKLARADQDKESLVKENASLSNSVRKLTRDVSKLESFRRTLMKSLHEDGDTSGGAADIAAKLQSQASISSSSQFGDEDASAPSSRSSSMRLNTSDSPNYSAEDRESDGSRSGASHNVVLASQSSTPRITPPGSPPSKSALVSPTRTSSKPVSPRRHAMSFSTSRGMFDDRSSSQTARTRVDGKEFFRQVRSRLSYEQFGAFLANVKELNSHKQTKEETLQNANEIFGTENKDLYTIFEGLITRNVH from the exons ATGTTGGTGGTTGAATCCAGTGGTTCCAGGGTGGATCTTCCGGAGGAGTTGCTACAAGTTCTGCCGTCTGATCCTTACGAGCAGCTCGACGTCGCCCGCAAGATCACCTCCGTTGCGCTATCCACACGTGTCAATGCGCTCCAATCAGAGTCGTCGACTCTGCGCGCCGAACTCGCCGATAGGGAGCGGCTCATCGCCGAGCTCCAGGCTCAGGTGGACTCCTTCGACGCCGCTCTCTCCGAAGCCGCCGATAAGCTAGCCAGAGCCGACCAGGACAAG GAGAGTTTGGTGAAGGAGAATGCTTCTCTTTCCAATTCGGTGAGAAAGCTCACCAGAGATGTCTCTAAG TTGGAGAGTTTCAGAAGGACGCTTATGAAATCACTTCACGAGGATGGAGATACTTCT GGAGGAGCAGCAGACATTGCCGCTAAGTTGCAGAGTCAAGCAAGTATCAGTTCCTCGTCGCAATTTGGAG ATGAAGATGCTTCCGCGCCTTCTTCTAGATCTTCTTCAATGCGATTAAACACTTCGGATTCGCCAAATTACTCTGCAGAGGATCGTGAGTCTGATG GATCAAGATCTGGAGCATCACATAATGTTGTGTTAGCATCGCAGAGTAGCACCCCTCGCATTACTCCTCCAGGTTCCCCTCCTAGTAAGTCTGCACTGGTATCCCCGACAAGAACATCGTCTAAGCCCGTGTCTCCAAGGCGCCATGCAATGTCCTTTTCAACCTCCAGAGGAATGTTTGATGATAGGTCTTCCTCACAGACTG CTCGAACACGAGTGGATGGAAAAGAGTTTTTTCGTCAAGTTAG GAGTCGTTTATCCTATGAGCAGTTTGGTGCATTTTTAGCAAATGTGAAGGAACTGAATTCTCATAAACAAACCAAAGAG GAAACACTGCAGAATGCTAATGAGATTTTTGGGACTGAAAACAAAGACCTCTATACAATATTTGAGGGATTGATAACGCGCAATGTCCATTAG
- the LOC114188996 gene encoding histidine-containing phosphotransfer protein 1-like — MDVGQMQRQWIDYTKSLFLEGFLDGQFLQLQQLQDENNPDFVVEVVSLFFEDSERLLKDLTFALDQNGVDFKKVDAHVHQLKGSSSSIGAQRVKNACIAFRNFCEEQNTDACLRCLQQVKQEYCLVKNKLETLFRLEQQIVAAGGSIPTELSFSG, encoded by the exons ATGGACGTGGGTCAGATGCAGAGACAGTGGATCGACTACACCAAATCCCTTTTCCTCGAG GGGTTCTTGGATGGTCAGTTTCTGCAACTTCAGCAGCTTCAAGATGAGAACAACCCTGACTTTGTCGTCGAAGTCGTCTCTCTCTTCTTCGAAGATTCTGAAAGGCTTCTCAAAGATCTCACCTTTGCGCT AGATCAGAATGGCGTTGACTTCAAAAAGGTTGATGCTCATGTTCACCAGTTAAAGGGTAGCAGTTCAAG CATAGGTGCACAAAGGGTGAAAAATGCCTGCATTGCTTTCCGCAACTTCTGTGAGGAGCAGAACACTGATGC GTGCCTCAGATGTCTGCAACAAGTGAAGCAAGAGTACTGCCTTGTCAAGAATAAGCTTGAAACACTGTTCAGG CTTGAGCAACAGATCGTGGCAGCTGGTGGGTCAATCCCTACGGAACTGAGTTTCAGTGGGTGA